The Enterobacter asburiae genomic sequence AACAACGGAGTATTCCCATGCCACGTCGTCGCGTCATTGGTCAGCGTAAAATCCTTCCAGATCCGAAATTCGGATCAGAACTGCTGGCAAAATTTGTAAATATCCTGATGGTAGATGGTAAAAAATCTACTGCAGAAGCAATCGTATACAGCGCGCTTGAGACCCTGGCTCAGCGTTCTGGTAAAAATGAACTGGAAGCTTTCGAAGTCGCTCTCGACAACGTTCGCCCAACCGTAGAAGTTAAGTCCCGCCGCGTTGGTGGTTCTACTTATCAGGTTCCAGTTGAAGTTCGTCCGGTTCGTCGTAATGCTCTGGCAATGCGTTGGATCGTTGAAGCTGCTCGTAAACGCGGTGATAAATCCATGGCTCTGCGTCTGGCGAACGAACTTTCTGATGCTGCAGACAACAAAGGTACTGCAGTTAAGAAACGTGAAGACGTTCACCGTATGGCAGAAGCCAACAAGGCGTTCGCACACTACCGTTGGTAATCCCTTCGGAGTATTAGTCACCAGGCGGGCGCTTCAGAGAAGCCGCCCGCTCTGGGTAACTTAACTGAACGCCTAAAGATATAAACGAGGAATCAAATGGCTCGTACAACACCCATCGCACGCTACCGTAACATCGGTATCAGTGCGCACATCGACGCCGGTAAAACCACTACTACCGAACGTATTCTGTTCTACACCGGTGTAAACCATAAAATCGGTGAAGTTCATG encodes the following:
- the rpsG gene encoding 30S ribosomal protein S7, producing MPRRRVIGQRKILPDPKFGSELLAKFVNILMVDGKKSTAEAIVYSALETLAQRSGKNELEAFEVALDNVRPTVEVKSRRVGGSTYQVPVEVRPVRRNALAMRWIVEAARKRGDKSMALRLANELSDAADNKGTAVKKREDVHRMAEANKAFAHYRW